In one Nicotiana sylvestris chromosome 8, ASM39365v2, whole genome shotgun sequence genomic region, the following are encoded:
- the LOC104211701 gene encoding F-box protein At2g17036-like, whose amino-acid sequence MANWAELPIDLITEIAKRVKVIEDFIAFGAVCTSWRTAAPKLNFDVLSPQVPLLLLGAKDDDYREFYSLSKKKLSLIYLPEARGQECLPSEGWLCTVANNTGEMNLLHPFSRIKTQLPSRKDLLSFHGFDYLERQREGKRWHCIDKAILSANPSLTSDYALLVHYYAGGSCLAFWRPRDLNWTEIDVVTDGGVCNMIFCKGQFYSVSYRGEVWVYDIAGPSIAQPSVQTRLLAELEDDMFKLPSVQFYLVELSGALLLVTRYVILVVCVLSKGWRLKQV is encoded by the coding sequence ATGGCGAACTGGGCAGAGTTGCCCATCGATCTGATTACTGAGATTGCAAAGCGTGTTAAAGTGATTGAAGATTTCATTGCTTTTGGTGCCGTTTGTACCTCATGGCGAACTGCTGCCCCAAAGCTTAATTTTGATGTGCTTTCGCCCCAAGTCCCATTGCTTTTGTTGGGTGCCAAAGATGACGATTATCGAGAATTTTACTCTCTTTCCAAGAAGAAACTTTCACTCATATATCTCCCGGAAGCTAGAGGACAAGAGTGTTTACCATCCGAGGGATGGCTTTGCACCGTGGCAAATAATACGGGGGAGATGAACTTGTTGCATCCTTTCTCTCGAATCAAAACACAGCTTCCCTCCCGAAAAGACTTACTGTCTTTTCATGGTTTCGATTATCTCGAAAGACAACGTGAAGGGAAACGTTGGCACTGCATAGACAAAGCTATCTTATCTGCAAATCCATCTCTTACATCAGATTATGCGTTGTTGGTGCACTATTATGCAGGAGGTTCTTGTTTGGCTTTTTGGCGACCCAGAGATCTTAATTGGACGGAGATTGATGTTGTTACTGATGGTGGAGTCTGCAATATGATTTTTTGTAAGGGCCAATTTTATTCCGTGAGTTACCGTGGGGAAGTATGGGTTTATGATATTGCAGGGCCTAGCATTGCTCAACCAAGTGTACAAACACGCTTGCTTGCTGAGCTTGAAGATGATATGTTTAAGCTGCCTTCAGTTCAGTTCTACCTAGTTGAGTTATCTGGTGCATTATTACTTGTTACTCGATATGTCATTTTAGTTGTATGTGTCTTATCTAAAGGTTGGAGGCTGAAGCAGGTTTAA